A single region of the Fimbriimonadaceae bacterium genome encodes:
- a CDS encoding DEAD/DEAH box helicase yields the protein MGFAALNVASRLCNLLARHGIVTPTPIQALAIPPVLEGKDLIGVAQTGTGKTLAFGLPMAERLGQGDLGLVLAPTRELAQQICETYDKLGVQSVLIVGGASIAQQVRQLRGRYAVIVATPGRLIDHLARNTVRLRNVSIVVLDEADRMLDMGFAPAIKRILDQVPTNRQTLLFSATMPKAIVELSAEYMRDPQRVQTESGGAGADLVEQELFYVKHEEKQPLLWDLLHEHEGTVLIFSRTRHGARKLAKATRDNGHTAAEIHADRSLAQRREALHGFKVGHYRVLVATDIAARGIDVKDISLVVNYDVPECPDDYIHRIGRTGRAGALGKAITFAMPQQSRDVRDIENLLRKPLPISDRSTSLPKGISPVGKASRPSRNAPRVERKHESLRHLDAPPAPRHHNYDDRGTQRRFESPDAPRAARQDNRDNRGYTSNRGGYSGDRNDAPRQDNRDNRGYSSNRGGYSGDRNDAPRQDNRDNRGYSSNRGNFSRDRNDAPRQDNRDNRGYHSDRPYRPGQSNDRPYNSDRPQRPGHSDDRGYKGNKRFDSRSQDGPRPPKPARSADSKPWERKSGPPPKHSKPVHKDGERAPRRVIDPKSAETPKRHRDTFSEPFPVPTKRSKSTTSSKSAKPKKRKTAAATIPTEAPSVRKTHRGWSGKGKPKRNV from the coding sequence ATGGGCTTCGCCGCCCTCAATGTCGCTAGCAGGCTCTGTAATCTGCTCGCCCGACACGGTATCGTCACCCCCACTCCCATCCAAGCTCTGGCCATTCCGCCCGTGCTGGAAGGGAAAGACCTCATCGGTGTTGCCCAAACCGGCACCGGCAAGACGCTCGCCTTTGGCCTCCCCATGGCCGAAAGGCTTGGCCAGGGAGACCTCGGCCTCGTCCTCGCCCCTACCCGTGAGCTCGCCCAACAGATTTGCGAAACTTACGATAAGCTCGGCGTTCAAAGCGTCCTCATCGTTGGAGGCGCATCCATCGCCCAACAGGTTCGCCAACTGCGCGGACGGTATGCCGTCATCGTCGCCACCCCCGGCCGCCTGATCGACCACCTTGCTCGCAATACGGTTCGACTCAGAAACGTCTCTATCGTCGTGCTCGACGAGGCTGACCGGATGCTGGATATGGGCTTTGCCCCCGCCATTAAGCGCATCCTCGACCAAGTCCCCACCAACCGCCAAACGCTCCTCTTTAGCGCGACCATGCCGAAAGCCATCGTCGAGCTCTCCGCTGAGTATATGAGAGACCCGCAGCGCGTGCAGACGGAATCGGGCGGCGCAGGCGCCGATCTCGTGGAGCAGGAACTGTTCTATGTAAAGCACGAAGAGAAGCAGCCGCTCCTCTGGGATCTGCTGCACGAGCACGAAGGCACCGTCCTTATCTTCTCTCGTACCCGACACGGAGCCAGAAAGCTCGCGAAGGCCACGCGCGATAACGGACACACCGCCGCCGAAATCCACGCCGACCGCAGTCTGGCCCAACGCCGCGAAGCCCTCCACGGCTTCAAAGTAGGCCACTACCGCGTCCTCGTCGCCACCGATATCGCCGCGCGAGGAATCGACGTCAAGGACATCTCCCTCGTCGTCAACTACGACGTTCCTGAGTGCCCCGACGACTATATCCACCGCATCGGCCGCACCGGACGAGCCGGAGCCCTCGGCAAGGCGATCACGTTTGCCATGCCCCAACAATCCCGCGACGTCCGCGACATCGAAAACCTCTTGCGAAAGCCCCTTCCGATCTCCGACCGCAGCACATCGCTGCCCAAGGGCATCAGCCCCGTAGGCAAGGCATCGCGCCCGAGCAGAAACGCTCCCCGTGTCGAGCGCAAGCACGAGTCGCTGAGACACCTCGACGCTCCCCCCGCTCCTCGGCACCACAACTACGATGATCGTGGAACGCAGAGAAGGTTCGAGTCGCCCGACGCGCCCCGTGCCGCCCGCCAAGATAACCGCGACAATCGTGGCTACACCTCAAACCGAGGCGGCTACAGTGGAGACCGAAACGACGCTCCCCGACAGGACAACCGCGACAATCGCGGCTACAGCTCAAACCGGGGCGGCTACAGTGGAGACCGAAACGACGCTCCCCGACAGGACAACCGCGACAATCGCGGCTACAGCTCAAACCGGGGCAACTTCAGCAGAGATCGAAACGACGCTCCTCGACAGGACAACCGCGACAACCGTGGCTACCACTCCGACCGGCCGTACCGCCCCGGGCAATCGAACGATCGGCCCTACAATTCGGATCGCCCTCAAAGGCCCGGACATTCGGACGACCGCGGTTACAAGGGCAACAAGCGATTCGACTCCCGAAGTCAGGATGGACCTCGCCCGCCGAAGCCCGCCCGCAGCGCCGACTCCAAGCCGTGGGAAAGAAAGAGTGGCCCACCGCCGAAGCACTCTAAGCCCGTCCACAAAGATGGCGAGCGCGCCCCACGACGTGTGATCGACCCCAAATCGGCAGAAACCCCGAAGCGGCACCGCGACACCTTCAGCGAGCCTTTTCCCGTTCCCACGAAACGGTCGAAGTCAACTACGAGCAGCAAGTCGGCCAAGCCCAAGAAGCGAAAGACAGCCGCCGCGACGATCCCAACGGAAGCCCCATCGGTGAGAAAAACCCACCGAGGCTGGTCCGGCAAAGGCAAGCCAAAGCGCAACGTCTAA
- a CDS encoding recombinase family protein — protein MRKKTLTRVKAVIYARVSSKEQEVEGFSVDAQLRLLRAYAAEQQVDVVSEFTEAETAKQSGRRAFGEMLRFLEANPGHVILVEKVDRLYRNFADYVKVDHLGVELHFVKDGMVIGEGSKSQDKFMHGIRVLMAKNYVDNLSEEIRKGLNEKAAQGIYPTHAPLGYLNAQEPGTKRKIIVPDPARAHLIKELLERYASGLESYDTLTKWARKAGLTTKKGKPLVRSTIEQIIKHPAYCGLIRWQGKESVGIHEPLVSMDTWKRAQDIREGRTTNTGFGGREFAYRGLIRCACGELLTAERKKGKYVYYHCTGRKREICGRPYIAESKITEAFTQLLRGLHIPDFAMPWITQGLAEADKDRHARRAIHERDLTKSIAEIEGRLEQLYLDKIAGDITTDFYRATRMKWEAEVNEKKIELAAIDRVETASIDQTMRLFELASTAHLRFKNADSNQKHELVGYMCSNSVWKDGKLEVELHEFFDLMLNTVISELPKEAEAEEKRLVFVKSVDWWR, from the coding sequence ATGAGGAAGAAGACGCTGACGCGGGTCAAGGCAGTGATCTATGCTCGCGTCAGTTCCAAAGAGCAGGAAGTGGAAGGGTTCAGTGTCGATGCCCAACTCCGCCTCTTGAGAGCTTATGCCGCCGAACAGCAGGTAGACGTGGTTAGTGAGTTCACCGAAGCCGAGACGGCCAAACAGTCAGGACGACGCGCCTTTGGAGAAATGCTCCGCTTCTTGGAAGCCAATCCCGGCCATGTCATTCTCGTTGAGAAGGTTGACCGCCTCTACCGGAACTTCGCCGACTACGTGAAGGTGGATCACCTCGGCGTAGAGCTCCACTTCGTCAAGGATGGGATGGTCATTGGCGAAGGCTCGAAGAGTCAAGACAAGTTTATGCACGGAATCCGCGTACTGATGGCCAAGAACTACGTGGATAACCTCTCCGAGGAAATCCGCAAAGGGCTGAATGAGAAGGCGGCGCAGGGCATCTATCCCACCCACGCGCCGCTCGGCTACCTCAATGCTCAAGAACCGGGGACGAAACGGAAGATCATTGTTCCCGATCCAGCACGGGCGCATCTCATCAAAGAACTCCTTGAGAGGTATGCATCGGGACTTGAAAGCTACGACACCTTAACCAAGTGGGCGCGTAAGGCAGGGCTCACCACCAAGAAAGGCAAACCCTTGGTGAGGAGCACGATTGAACAGATTATCAAACATCCCGCCTATTGCGGCTTGATACGCTGGCAGGGCAAAGAATCTGTCGGCATCCATGAACCGCTTGTGTCGATGGACACTTGGAAACGGGCGCAGGATATCCGTGAGGGGCGAACAACGAACACCGGATTCGGTGGCAGAGAGTTCGCCTATCGCGGACTCATTCGGTGCGCCTGCGGCGAACTGCTCACTGCCGAACGCAAAAAGGGCAAATACGTTTACTACCACTGCACGGGACGCAAGCGCGAAATCTGTGGACGCCCGTACATCGCTGAGTCTAAGATCACAGAAGCCTTCACCCAGCTTCTCCGAGGTCTTCACATTCCCGATTTCGCAATGCCCTGGATCACCCAGGGACTCGCGGAAGCCGACAAAGACCGTCATGCGAGGCGAGCTATCCACGAGAGAGATTTAACGAAATCCATCGCCGAGATCGAAGGACGCCTTGAGCAACTCTATCTCGACAAGATCGCTGGGGACATCACCACCGATTTCTATCGGGCAACTCGCATGAAATGGGAAGCCGAGGTCAATGAGAAGAAGATCGAGCTTGCCGCCATCGACCGTGTGGAGACCGCTTCCATCGACCAAACGATGCGATTGTTCGAACTGGCCTCAACCGCCCATCTTAGATTCAAAAACGCAGACTCCAACCAAAAGCACGAACTTGTAGGATATATGTGTTCGAACTCGGTCTGGAAGGACGGAAAACTCGAAGTCGAGCTTCATGAGTTCTTCGATTTGATGCTAAATACGGTGATTTCTGAGCTTCCGAAAGAAGCTGAAGCCGAGGAAAAGCGGCTCGTATTCGTCAAATCTGTAGATTGGTGGAGATGA
- a CDS encoding ImmA/IrrE family metallo-endopeptidase produces the protein MAPRIDLARKKAIEVLDALDITAIESLQRIEELCAMRGVAVRAESLRSLHGVLIRHRRLIVYNADIPEIGKQRFTIAHELGHWELHPGLEHVLCTAEDIQAYRGSSHELEANAFAAELLMPGFLFTEAMRYKAPIVDDAKRLAERFQTSFTAALLRMVQFSDLPVFAVFSVDGKIKWYQRSKRAESYFFKQIGTELDGDSLARYCTDGIDDAVAPETVETSAWFPDDFNRDRFSVIEQSVELGDYGVTVSIVTVDD, from the coding sequence ATGGCACCGAGGATTGACCTCGCAAGGAAAAAAGCGATTGAGGTTCTTGATGCTCTCGACATAACTGCGATAGAGTCATTGCAACGCATCGAAGAGCTTTGTGCAATGAGGGGAGTGGCTGTACGGGCGGAGAGCCTTCGAAGTCTACACGGGGTGCTGATACGCCATCGCCGCCTCATCGTATACAACGCCGATATTCCCGAGATAGGTAAGCAACGTTTTACCATTGCGCATGAGTTAGGTCATTGGGAGCTACACCCCGGTCTTGAGCATGTGCTTTGCACGGCGGAAGACATTCAGGCTTATCGAGGCAGTTCCCACGAGTTGGAAGCAAACGCCTTCGCCGCCGAACTCTTGATGCCTGGTTTTCTTTTTACGGAAGCTATGCGCTACAAAGCACCGATAGTTGACGACGCTAAGCGACTAGCTGAGCGTTTTCAAACTTCATTTACTGCTGCCCTGCTTCGCATGGTGCAATTTTCTGACCTTCCGGTTTTTGCAGTTTTCAGCGTCGATGGAAAAATTAAATGGTATCAACGCAGTAAGAGGGCCGAAAGCTACTTCTTCAAGCAGATTGGCACTGAGTTGGATGGTGACAGTCTAGCTCGTTATTGCACTGACGGTATAGATGATGCTGTCGCGCCCGAGACGGTCGAAACTTCTGCGTGGTTTCCCGATGATTTCAATCGTGATCGCTTCAGTGTGATTGAGCAGTCGGTCGAGCTAGGAGATTACGGCGTTACAGTCAGCATCGTGACCGTAGATGACTGA
- the lpxD gene encoding UDP-3-O-(3-hydroxymyristoyl)glucosamine N-acyltransferase: MEKRTPPWTLSQVALMVQGELHGPPDAVIESPVSAGDSHPCGITFAQDDHYLELAEASSIAAVIVGRQMAAKRVPYIRVDNPKVAFLGLLQNCDSPTRLDQGIHSTAVVHPSAKIAPTARIGALAVIAEGSTIGDDTEIYPHSYIGANCKIGSGGTIHANVSIYANTEIGDRVIVHSGTVIASDGFGFVFDGKRQIKVPQIGRVIIGSDVEIGANTTIDRATTGATVIGDGVKLDNQIQIGHNTTVGDHTVIAGGVGVAGSVHIGARNIIGGATIFRDHVSTTDDVVLGGATGVDRDITEPGIYFGQPAQPISQAKRVFLLIPKLPELFKRIRDLERKVGKGND; the protein is encoded by the coding sequence ATGGAGAAGAGAACGCCGCCTTGGACGCTAAGCCAAGTCGCCCTGATGGTTCAGGGCGAACTGCACGGACCGCCTGACGCGGTGATCGAGTCTCCTGTTTCTGCTGGAGACAGTCACCCATGCGGCATCACCTTCGCCCAAGACGACCACTACTTGGAGCTTGCCGAAGCCTCTTCTATCGCTGCCGTGATCGTGGGCAGACAGATGGCAGCAAAACGCGTCCCTTACATCCGCGTTGACAATCCCAAGGTCGCATTCCTGGGACTCCTGCAGAACTGTGATTCGCCCACAAGGCTTGACCAGGGTATTCACTCAACCGCCGTGGTCCACCCCTCTGCCAAGATTGCACCCACTGCACGGATCGGAGCACTCGCTGTCATCGCCGAAGGCAGCACCATCGGGGATGACACCGAGATCTACCCCCACAGCTACATCGGCGCGAACTGCAAAATTGGCTCGGGCGGAACGATCCACGCAAATGTATCGATCTACGCCAACACCGAGATTGGGGACCGCGTCATCGTCCACAGCGGTACGGTCATCGCTTCCGATGGTTTCGGATTTGTCTTCGATGGCAAACGCCAAATCAAAGTCCCCCAAATCGGACGTGTGATCATCGGCTCCGACGTCGAGATTGGGGCGAATACAACCATCGACCGCGCCACAACGGGAGCGACGGTCATCGGCGATGGCGTGAAGCTCGATAACCAAATTCAGATCGGACACAACACAACGGTTGGCGATCACACCGTCATCGCTGGAGGAGTCGGAGTTGCTGGCAGCGTACACATTGGCGCGCGAAACATTATCGGCGGAGCAACCATCTTCCGCGACCACGTCAGCACCACCGACGATGTGGTCCTCGGCGGGGCAACTGGTGTAGACCGAGATATCACCGAGCCCGGCATCTATTTTGGGCAGCCTGCCCAGCCGATCAGCCAGGCCAAAAGAGTCTTCCTGCTCATCCCAAAACTCCCCGAGCTCTTCAAACGTATCCGTGACCTCGAACGCAAAGTCGGCAAGGGCAACGACTAA
- a CDS encoding rhodanese-like domain-containing protein, with amino-acid sequence MIRMIKPTELKDKLSTGERLQLIDVRSPGEYASGHIPGTVNMPLEQVDTRLDDLHSADPVVIVCQSGGRASMCYENLKGYRDDLFVLEGGTSAWMAEGLPAVSSTASRWAIERQVRLAAGLLVLMGTALSIMVSPAWIYLAMFVGAGLTFAGLTNVCGMAALFGAMPWNKVARSLEGVK; translated from the coding sequence ATGATTCGCATGATCAAGCCAACTGAATTGAAAGACAAGCTCTCCACTGGGGAGCGGCTGCAGCTTATTGACGTCCGGTCCCCCGGCGAATACGCGTCCGGGCATATTCCCGGTACGGTGAACATGCCCCTTGAGCAGGTGGATACACGCCTGGACGACCTGCACAGCGCCGATCCGGTCGTGATTGTCTGCCAGAGCGGAGGCCGGGCCAGCATGTGTTATGAGAACCTAAAGGGCTATCGCGACGACCTTTTTGTCCTTGAAGGGGGCACGTCCGCGTGGATGGCAGAGGGGCTTCCAGCTGTGAGTTCGACGGCTAGCCGTTGGGCTATTGAGCGGCAAGTACGCCTTGCGGCAGGGCTGCTGGTTCTTATGGGCACGGCGCTCTCGATTATGGTGTCACCAGCTTGGATCTATCTGGCGATGTTTGTGGGGGCAGGACTCACGTTTGCAGGCTTGACGAATGTTTGCGGCATGGCGGCGCTTTTTGGGGCGATGCCTTGGAATAAAGTCGCTCGGAGCTTAGAGGGAGTTAAGTAG
- the bla gene encoding class A beta-lactamase, with translation MLISFLCLAAQATQQFPALDTSYLQMRVREIESELPKAKLGVAIRDESTGESWLYRGDERFPMQSTFKMPLGVVLLRTVEKGSYQLATKLTIQKSDLSVPYSQINRWFFEGKKEYTLQRILQLTVQSSDNTGADILMRMLGGPAAVTKELTSMGVRGIRIDRYERDMQRDACGLGSFTYAMATDDGFAVAMKKVSKAEQKAAMDRYLLDPQDTATPKGMMDFLRHFRAGAYLKPGSMQILTKMLTETTTGKNRLISGLPKGSTLAHKTGTGRDIQGRAGAVNDLGIATLPNGRKIIIVALLAGAGGTDAQRERAIAEVARAAVNALR, from the coding sequence ATGCTGATCTCCTTCCTCTGTCTTGCTGCACAGGCCACCCAACAATTCCCCGCACTCGACACTTCGTACCTCCAAATGAGGGTCCGTGAGATCGAGTCAGAGCTGCCAAAGGCCAAGCTAGGGGTCGCAATCAGAGATGAATCTACCGGGGAGAGCTGGCTTTATCGGGGTGATGAGCGATTCCCGATGCAAAGCACATTCAAGATGCCTCTCGGGGTGGTGCTCTTACGTACCGTCGAGAAGGGGAGTTATCAGCTCGCCACCAAGCTAACCATCCAAAAGTCGGACCTCAGTGTGCCTTACAGTCAAATCAATCGCTGGTTCTTCGAAGGCAAGAAGGAGTACACACTCCAGAGGATATTGCAGCTCACGGTACAGTCCAGCGACAACACCGGCGCTGACATCCTCATGAGGATGCTCGGCGGGCCAGCCGCTGTAACCAAAGAGCTGACAAGTATGGGTGTGAGGGGGATTCGGATCGACCGCTATGAACGCGATATGCAAAGGGATGCCTGTGGACTTGGCTCTTTCACCTATGCAATGGCTACGGATGATGGCTTTGCCGTAGCGATGAAAAAGGTATCCAAAGCCGAACAGAAGGCTGCAATGGACCGGTATCTGCTAGACCCGCAAGACACCGCGACGCCCAAGGGCATGATGGACTTTTTACGTCATTTTCGGGCAGGAGCGTATTTGAAACCTGGTTCCATGCAGATTCTAACCAAGATGTTAACCGAGACAACCACCGGTAAGAATCGCCTCATTTCCGGACTGCCCAAAGGCTCAACCCTTGCCCATAAAACAGGGACCGGTCGAGATATCCAAGGAAGGGCCGGTGCGGTGAACGATCTAGGAATCGCGACTTTGCCAAACGGTCGTAAGATCATCATTGTTGCGTTGCTCGCTGGGGCCGGAGGCACAGATGCACAACGTGAACGCGCAATCGCAGAAGTTGCCCGTGCGGCGGTAAATGCCCTGCGCTAA
- a CDS encoding DUF4157 domain-containing protein, which yields MKLAALILLSTVIATPQDKPSLDRHIYPLSKPLACPEVVIDTTDFPEAKEWAEAAKKVVTMWFPKVTELLSTADYKVPAKITLVFKKEISAPAYASGSTITVNGKWITEHPDDLGMMVHELTHVVQQYPGSRTTPGWLVEGIADYVRWWRYEPEAPRPKINYEKASYKDAYRTTAYFLAWTSRKYNMGLVPALDAACRTRKDPMPVFKDLTGKDADELWKEFIENKP from the coding sequence ATGAAACTCGCTGCCCTTATCTTGCTCTCCACGGTTATCGCAACGCCCCAGGACAAGCCCTCGCTCGACCGACACATCTACCCGCTGTCAAAGCCGCTCGCCTGTCCCGAGGTTGTCATTGACACCACCGACTTCCCCGAGGCGAAAGAATGGGCCGAGGCCGCCAAGAAAGTCGTAACGATGTGGTTTCCTAAGGTCACCGAACTGCTGTCCACGGCTGACTACAAGGTCCCCGCAAAAATCACGCTCGTCTTTAAAAAGGAGATCAGCGCCCCTGCTTATGCCAGTGGCTCCACCATTACCGTCAACGGCAAGTGGATCACCGAACACCCCGACGACCTTGGCATGATGGTGCACGAACTCACCCATGTCGTTCAGCAATATCCGGGCAGCCGCACTACGCCGGGCTGGCTGGTCGAAGGGATCGCCGACTACGTGCGCTGGTGGCGATACGAACCGGAAGCGCCACGGCCCAAGATCAACTACGAAAAGGCCAGCTACAAAGATGCCTACCGCACCACCGCCTACTTCCTGGCCTGGACCTCCCGCAAATACAACATGGGGCTCGTCCCTGCGCTTGATGCCGCCTGCCGAACCCGAAAAGATCCGATGCCCGTATTCAAAGACCTCACCGGCAAAGACGCCGACGAGCTTTGGAAGGAGTTCATCGAAAACAAGCCGTGA
- a CDS encoding multiubiquitin domain-containing protein, which yields MSEDKAQINPGRRQYPIQIDETTHQVDGPSITGRTILDLAKKDAETHFVTQIIVGEDDIVVQLDDKVDISAPGKERFTIVAKPEQPCQVIVNTHHHDWNARTISFEQVVSWAFPDWRQDDPNTTEYTVTYDCGVPEQPEGSLVAGGSVKVRCGMVFDVDRTNRS from the coding sequence ATGAGCGAAGATAAAGCGCAAATCAATCCGGGACGGCGGCAATACCCGATCCAAATCGACGAAACGACCCATCAGGTGGATGGCCCAAGTATCACAGGGCGAACCATCCTCGACCTTGCCAAGAAAGATGCGGAAACGCACTTCGTGACCCAAATCATCGTGGGTGAGGATGACATCGTAGTTCAACTTGACGACAAGGTAGACATCAGCGCGCCAGGTAAGGAGCGGTTCACCATCGTCGCGAAGCCCGAGCAGCCTTGCCAGGTCATCGTGAATACACACCATCACGACTGGAATGCCCGAACAATCAGCTTCGAGCAGGTGGTGAGTTGGGCATTTCCAGACTGGCGTCAAGATGATCCGAATACGACGGAGTACACCGTCACATACGATTGTGGAGTTCCTGAGCAGCCTGAAGGCTCGCTCGTGGCTGGGGGCAGCGTGAAAGTCCGCTGTGGGATGGTGTTCGATGTTGACCGAACTAATCGCTCGTAA
- a CDS encoding VanW family protein, which produces MKTQPSRSSEADEAGEQSHPNNRFPTPVSNLKYRIAVQAFRWRRRLLDSRLKIARFEPLDIPKGAVALAESRTPLWSETDPAEQRLQMGKVQNLRIVCRAVHNICVPAGETFSFWKQVGYPGRGRGFVSGRQLQEGCIVPAIAGGICQLSNALHDLALQTGLEIVERHGHSRQVPNSSVAAGRDATVAWNYIDLRFKAKADFYIQAFLTADEMVVRILGTKKQEATLVSLLERKAFRANGVIANSCETCGQDDCYRHGAHDHTPISGKTAYLVDQRWPEYNAYIRDAIQPEDTLCAPIDAERFRMARYSWSAHADVHQVTATLPTLRRSWISRKLASQGPELRKAAFRFDEELARCYAGQLMFDVRRLCVYQSLLPFLWRDGVLGGRTFDVLMQRLPIFALQEILDEEFAKHPERRLLADYRAPDWVVKAEREALEAADRIITPHAYIASLFPDKAVLLNWHMPNAPANIQAGNRVAFPGPSIARKGAYEVRDAALRLGISLSLTAANHEGDDFWDEVDVRRPDSGKSWLDGVGLVVQPALLEDQPRKLLEALALGIPVIATRQCGLGERDGVTVVDYGGTEVLVNAIRAVTST; this is translated from the coding sequence GTGAAAACACAGCCATCGCGTTCGTCAGAAGCCGATGAGGCGGGTGAGCAATCTCACCCTAACAACCGTTTTCCCACACCAGTGAGCAACCTCAAATATCGGATCGCCGTTCAGGCTTTTCGATGGCGGCGTCGCTTACTGGATTCTAGGCTGAAGATCGCCCGGTTTGAACCATTGGACATTCCGAAGGGCGCAGTTGCCCTTGCCGAATCTCGCACGCCGCTGTGGTCGGAAACCGACCCCGCCGAGCAGCGGCTCCAAATGGGCAAAGTGCAGAACCTGCGCATCGTGTGCCGAGCCGTTCACAACATTTGCGTTCCTGCTGGAGAGACGTTTAGCTTTTGGAAGCAGGTCGGCTACCCCGGGCGGGGGCGCGGCTTTGTGTCAGGGCGGCAGCTGCAGGAAGGCTGCATCGTGCCTGCCATTGCCGGGGGTATCTGCCAACTCTCCAACGCTCTGCACGATCTTGCACTACAGACGGGATTGGAGATTGTGGAGAGGCACGGGCACTCGCGCCAAGTCCCGAACTCTTCCGTGGCAGCTGGCCGCGATGCGACAGTGGCGTGGAACTACATCGACCTTCGATTCAAGGCCAAGGCTGACTTTTACATTCAGGCTTTTCTCACGGCCGACGAAATGGTCGTTCGCATTTTGGGAACGAAGAAGCAGGAGGCGACGCTGGTGAGCCTGTTGGAGAGGAAGGCGTTTCGCGCGAATGGCGTGATTGCGAATAGCTGTGAGACGTGCGGGCAGGACGATTGCTACCGGCATGGTGCGCATGATCACACTCCGATATCGGGGAAAACCGCGTATCTTGTCGATCAGCGTTGGCCCGAATACAACGCCTATATCCGCGACGCGATCCAGCCGGAAGACACCCTTTGCGCGCCGATAGACGCAGAGCGGTTTCGGATGGCACGATACTCTTGGTCCGCCCATGCCGATGTACATCAAGTCACGGCGACACTTCCAACACTTCGTCGTTCTTGGATTTCACGAAAGTTAGCAAGCCAAGGTCCGGAACTGCGGAAGGCGGCATTCCGGTTTGACGAAGAGCTAGCCCGATGCTATGCAGGTCAGCTCATGTTTGACGTTCGGAGGCTCTGCGTCTACCAATCGCTCTTACCGTTTCTCTGGCGTGACGGAGTGCTGGGCGGGCGTACTTTCGATGTTCTTATGCAGAGGTTGCCGATTTTTGCCCTCCAGGAGATTCTCGACGAGGAGTTTGCCAAGCATCCCGAACGGCGGTTGCTTGCCGATTACCGCGCTCCGGATTGGGTCGTCAAGGCCGAGCGGGAAGCTCTGGAGGCAGCGGATCGGATCATCACGCCCCATGCCTACATCGCATCGCTGTTTCCAGATAAGGCGGTGCTGTTGAATTGGCACATGCCTAACGCACCTGCCAACATTCAGGCCGGAAACCGAGTGGCGTTTCCGGGCCCTTCGATTGCGCGAAAAGGGGCTTACGAGGTTCGGGACGCGGCTCTTCGGCTTGGCATTAGCCTAAGTCTTACTGCGGCTAATCACGAGGGGGACGACTTTTGGGATGAGGTGGATGTGCGCAGGCCGGATTCGGGCAAAAGCTGGCTCGACGGGGTGGGACTGGTTGTGCAACCGGCGTTGCTGGAGGACCAACCGCGCAAGCTTTTAGAGGCACTGGCTCTGGGGATTCCTGTGATTGCGACGCGGCAGTGTGGACTAGGCGAGCGCGACGGTGTAACTGTTGTCGATTACGGAGGTACGGAGGTTTTAGTTAATGCTATCCGTGCGGTAACGAGTACCTGA